The Scheffersomyces stipitis CBS 6054 chromosome 5, complete sequence genome contains the following window.
GAAATCTTGGACTCCTGGAGATTCTTCAATCGTTCTAGCAATTGCATCTTTTTGGCTCTGTATATCTCAAATCGTTGGCTCTTTTCATACTCCTCCAATTCTTGTCTGTACTGCACCAAGTCCAATCGCCTTTTTTCCTTATTGGATCCGTTAGCTGACAGTATATCTTTGTTTGTGTTGGATAACACCTTTGATGTAGATATAGGAAGGAAGCTCTTCCAGCCCTCAGACTGTTGACCATCTGTTGATAGCAAGTCAGCACTGGAGTattctttgtcttctttaTTGGATAAAATACTAGCATCTcttttggacttgacaTTACTAGTCCTTTGTTTTATCTCAGCAAACTCTGACAGCCTGGAGCTCAACTCGTAGCTGTTGGACTGTTTCGTCTTGTCGTATTGATCGTAGTAGTTCCTTGTATCGATCTTACGAACATAGTCCACATATTCACTGTAACCTTCGTCTCGTTCGCCTTCTGAGTTGAGGAAATCGCTTTCTGATCTGTTGTCGTCTGAGTATTCACTACCGTTTCTACTCATGGAAAGATTTTCGTCGTACTCTTCACCTTCTGAAGTATTTTTTCTACGTCCCCTTCGAGATTTAGTCAACATCTTCTGCTTTTGGGTCTCTTCAAACTGCTGGATAGTGAATCCTTCCTCACTGGCTTGAGCTTTCATGTCAAACAAGGAACCTGCAGCGCTGGCTACAACCATATCTATTCTGGGCAACTCTTCGTTCGCGTCTATAAAAGCACCAAATACTTCGTGAGGTGTCAAAGTAGACTTGTCCGCATTAATGGGATATGGCATGTAGTTTGGGGGAGGAAAGGGAAGCGGGGGGACTTGCAAATATACAAAATCTGAAAGCGGAGACACCTGATTACCAGATAAATTCTCTGCTGCTGGAGTTGTTTCCAGAACTCCAGCGGGTTTCTGCTCGTTAAGAACTTCTGGTGATTGATATGCATTGATAGCTGTAGTTGTGTAGGTATTTGTAGTGGTATTGGTATTATAAGTATTTGTAGTAGCCGTATTTGACTCGTTTGTTATATTTGTTCCAATGGTATTTTCATTAGTATttgtttcattttctttttctttttctttttctttttcttttggtTGCTCTTTTGGTTTTGGTCTGAACGATTCCAAAGAGTACGGCAATGTTGCTGGATTTATTACTGGAGGTGGTGGAAAGATAAAAGGAACAAATATTCCACCTTTATCTATGGGATCACCATACTCGTCATAATCATCCTGTTGTTGTAACTGAGCCCTTGGAAATAGTggaggaagaggaggaggaaACCTATTTACAATTCCACTAATTTGGGCAGATCTCCTGTGATCAGACATATCTGTCGTCAAATCTGTAAAAAAATCCTCTACTGATGACGGCTCTTGTACTATGGGAATCATTGTAGGTGGAACAT
Protein-coding sequences here:
- a CDS encoding predicted protein, with protein sequence MSYKRQKIATIPRSMDESSFDVPLPPRISSERDNVPLLHNVPPTMIPIVQEPSSVEDFFTDLTTDMSDHRRSAQISGIVNRFPPPLPPLFPRAQLQQQDDYDEYGDPIDKGGIFVPFIFPPPPKPAGVSETTPAAENLSGNQVSPLSDFVYLQVPPLPFPPPNYMPYPINADKSTLTPHEVFGAFIDANEELPRIDMVVASAAGSLFDMKAQASEEGFTIQQFEETQKQKMLTKSRRGRRKNTSEGEEYDENLSMNEGYSEYVDYVRKIDTRNYYDQYDKTKQSNSYELSSRSSEFAEIKQRTSNVKSKRDASILSNKEDKEYSSADLLSTDGQQSEGWKSFLPISTSKVLSNTNKDISSANGSNKEKRRLDLVQYRQELEEYEKSQRFEIYRAKKMQLLERLKNLQESKISFTNLSIKDEELQRYKDNLDIERDEELVRLKLVENYELLKNSLTFYQDSNRVYKHLNTVLINKLEKLKNFFEYQRDLFINRLNNSNADVYDIKSKDAGRLYSGISTRDFGTEIKQTIKKSLFNEPARKEDGVLVHDYMALITPAEFDIITGDLPVKAKGPGSKESKQSTSAKHKIFQNSLYEKITSGSDTNASDSNSSVGSGPKRRGRRANVPPTATGGPPPGGDRIKGDGPDYKYSEAALLAKIMKQFNGPQAARPDELNYDLDMMGVRTRWPVPR